One region of Triticum aestivum cultivar Chinese Spring chromosome 6B, IWGSC CS RefSeq v2.1, whole genome shotgun sequence genomic DNA includes:
- the LOC123139638 gene encoding 3-ketoacyl-CoA synthase 12: MELLPLLTVLLLAHAAAYLAWQAVARRRRARCYLLDFACHKPSDDRKVTTEMAGAVIERNKRLGMPDYRFLLKVIVNSGIGEHTYCPRNVLDGREECATHYDALEEMDAFFDDAVRGVFAKTGVSPRDVDLVVLNVGSFSPAPSLAARVVARFGMREDVQAYNLSGMGCSAGLVSVDLARQVMLTRPRTMALVVTSESCAPNWYNGTDKSMMLGNCLFRCGGAAALLTNDPAYRSRAKMELRCLVRAHIGAHDDAHAAAVHCEDADGRLGVSLSKALPKAAVRAFSENLQRLAPRILPAAELARFTVRLLARKLMRRKLKFEGPKINFKTGVDHFCLHPGGTAVIEAVRKNLGLNSYDVEPATMTLHRWGNTSASSLWYVLSYMEAKRRLKAGDRVLMVTFGSGFKCNSCYWEVSKDLDDAGAWEDCIDDYPPETMVNPYTEKFGWVNDLQGQGGAFPF; the protein is encoded by the coding sequence AtggagctgctgccgctgctgacgGTGCTGCTGCTGGCGCACGCGGCGGCGTACCTGGCGTGGCAGgccgtggcgcggcggcggcgggcgcgctgcTACCTGCTCGACTTCGCCTGCCACAAGCCCTCCGACGACCGCAAGGTGACCACCGAGATGGCGGGCGCCGTCATCGAGCGCAACAAGCGCCTCGGCATGCCCGACTACCGCTTCCTGCTCAAGGTCATCGTCAactccggcatcggcgagcacaCCTACTGCCCGCGCAACGTGCTCGACGGCCGCGAGGAGTGCGCCACCCACTACGACGCGCTCGAGGAGATGGACGCCTTCTTCGACGACGCCGTGCGCGGCGTGTTTGCGAAGACGGGCGTGTCGCCGCGGGACGTGGATTTGGTCGTGCTCAATGTCGGGTCCTTCTCGCCGGCGCCGTCGCTGGCGGCGCGGGTCGTGGCCCGGTTCGGGATGCGGGAGGACGTGCAGGCCTACAACCTGTCCGGCATGGGGTGCAGCGCGGGGCTCGTGTCCGTGGATCTCGCGCGGCAGGTCATGCTCACCCGCCCGCGCACCATGGCGCTGGTGGTCACCTCCGAGTCCTGCGCCCCCAACTGGTACAACGGCACCGACAAGTCCATGATGCTCGGCAACTGCCTCTTCCGCTGCGGCGGCGCCGCCGCGCTGCTCACCAACGACCCGGCCTACCGGTCCCGGGCCAAGATGGAGCTGCGCTGCCTCGTGCGCGCGCACATCGGCGCGCACGACGACGCGCACGCCGCCGCCGTGCACTGCGAGGACGCCGACGGCCGCCTCGGCGTCAGCCTCAGCAAGGCGCTCCCCAAGGCCGCCGTGCGCGCCTTCAGCGAGAACCTCCAGCGCCTCGCGCCGCGCATCCTGCCGGCCGCCGAGCTCGCGCGCTTCACCGTGCGCCTCCTGGCGCGCAAGCTCATGCGCCGGAAGCTCAAGTTCGAGGGCCCCAAGATCAACTTCAAGACCGGGGTGGACCACTTCTGCCTCCACCCCGGCGGGACGGCCGTCATCGAGGCGGTGAGGAAGAACCTGGGCCTCAACAGCTACGACGTCGAGCCGGCGACCATGACGCTGCACAGGTGGGGGAACACGTCGGCGAGCAGCCTGTGGTACGTGCTCTCCTACATGGAGGCGAAGCGGCGGCTCAAAGCAGGGGACAGGGTGCTCATGGTCACCTTCGGCTCCGGGTTCAAGTGCAACAGCTGCTACTGGGAGGTGAGCAAGGacctcgacgacgccggcgccTGGGAGGACTGCATCGACGACTACCCGCCGGAGACCATGGTCAACCCCTACACGGAGAAGTTCGGATGGGTCAACGACCTGCAGGGCCAGGGAGGCGCCTTCCCATTCTAA